In Tenacibaculum pacificus, a single window of DNA contains:
- a CDS encoding TrmH family RNA methyltransferase, whose amino-acid sequence MSLSKSNLKLITSLQQKKYRQKHQLFIAEGIKVVRELLNSSLETSHIFTVDTSFEIPTNVESTIISENDLKKISTLKNPNKVLGLFKIPVENTISETNLTIALDEVNDPGNLGTIIRLCDWFGVTELVCSKNTVDCYNQKVVQSTMGSLTRVNISYVDLPSFLTDTKLAVYTADMDGENIYEATLPKKAVLVMGNEANGISNEIAAIVKHKLTIPRFGEIQKTESLNVATATAILLSEFKRTLK is encoded by the coding sequence ATGAGTTTATCTAAAAGCAACCTAAAATTAATAACGAGTTTACAGCAAAAAAAGTATCGACAAAAACATCAATTATTTATTGCTGAAGGTATAAAAGTGGTGAGAGAATTATTAAATTCATCATTAGAAACATCGCATATTTTTACAGTAGATACTTCTTTTGAAATACCTACTAATGTTGAAAGTACTATTATTTCAGAAAATGATTTGAAGAAAATTAGTACTTTAAAAAATCCGAACAAAGTTTTAGGTTTATTTAAAATTCCAGTAGAAAATACAATAAGTGAAACGAATTTAACGATTGCTTTAGATGAAGTAAATGATCCTGGTAATTTAGGAACTATTATTCGTTTATGTGATTGGTTTGGTGTTACGGAGTTAGTTTGTTCTAAAAATACGGTGGATTGTTATAATCAAAAAGTAGTACAATCAACTATGGGGTCTTTAACTAGGGTAAATATTTCTTATGTCGATTTACCAAGTTTTTTGACTGATACTAAATTAGCAGTTTATACTGCAGATATGGATGGAGAAAATATATATGAAGCAACTTTACCTAAAAAAGCAGTTTTAGTTATGGGGAACGAAGCTAATGGAATATCTAATGAAATAGCAGCAATTGTAAAGCATAAATTAACGATTCCACGGTTTGGTGAAATTCAGAAAACTGAGAGTTTAAATGTTGCCACAGCAACTGCTATTTTATTAAGTGAATTTAAAAGAACCCTAAAATAA
- a CDS encoding GEVED domain-containing protein, which translates to MIKKIPFLILLIFTFFSSNSFSQNYWNKTVKKDNFIQKNKILDRENTPQKYSLASLNLSSFENHLKNSNLNKGERIITLPNSEGRLEEYSFNETPSLAPELAAKFPMIKTYSAQGINNPTAVAKITLGVNGLHALIYSANESTIYIDPYTKDKKQYIIYKRDDLKSDNNDFNCQIEETKKEIIKSSIQKKNANDGKLRTYRIAIACTGEYSQFHLNREGISNSATDAVKKSVILSAMNTTIARVNTVYERDLGVRMVIVNNNDEIIFLDSTTDELTNDNADNLIDESQVKCDAIIGDANYDIGHTFSTGGGGLAALRSVCRSGSKASGITGSWQPINDPFDIDYVAREIGHQFGATHTFNGTGGSCGSNIGSTSVEPGSGTTIMAYAGICSPQNVQNNSDDYFHTVSIGQMWNHVQSVASCGLTTDTGNNAPTANAGNDFSIPKNTPFVLKGIATDTDGTASLTYNWEQIDTESAIVPLVSTSTQGPAFRSLHSSTSPNRYLPTFSNVVNDGSNQWEVLPSVARELNFALTVRDNHAGGGNTARDDVKITITDSEAFAFTYPNTAVNWNTSSTQKITWNKGTTDKAPINCMKVNIKLSIDGGLTFPILLKDNVANDGSEDVIIPNTPTTKGRILIEAADNIFYNVNNTNFTIDSTTPTFLISNQTDKQVVCNTGNNSVDYTLKFKFVNGFTETVNLSATGLPSGTTASFNPATINKEGDVVMTINNLNGSNQQDNVIIIEGKSATVTQTTTALLKITENSFTKINLTTPSNATDEISINTKFEWEANSNATLYNIVVATDTNFNNIIIDEIVDTNSYIPSIDFLSKNTNYFWRVKPKNNCSEGTYSDINIFTTEIPTYCSLEYPDETGGAEYISNVTFNTINNNSLNDSVDGYQDFSNISTNIKRTQEREISVTFNTDGYQDHCYVFIDWNQDYVFDKATERYDLGARTSDIATTSLKITVPNNAVLGKTRMRVTIEYYETGSPSGGGPCNADQNSQYGETEDYSIEIEEKPGADFTLTNTTGNLSICNKAVNDQIFEIDYKALFNFDENVSFSVSGTPTNTTSNLNPISINTSGLIKFTLSNLNNAPIGDYTIIVTGTANSITKSIEVPFNVNDNICNATGNTDSQISTTLVKFGEINNPSTKTTGYSDFKTIATEVIKGEKYPLIVNANSNGNQTVKTFAWIDWNQNCLFDTNEKYDLGNTTNNNGATANSGLKVIVPSDALSGTTTLRVITKLANDGQPNSCEIDFNGEAEDYTITITPSFTLTNKTVGQSICNKAVNEVEYKIDYKTFNSFDENVTLSTENTPVNSIVTFTSAIISTDGMVTLKIDNLNNVTVGDYTIKVNATSNSITKSIDLILSINDNHCKSSGNTDSQISTTLVKLGEIDNSSTKTTGYSDFKAITTEVIKGNTYPLIVNANSSGNKTVNTFAWIDWNQNCLFDANEKYDLGNTTNTNGATSNSGLDITIPSDALSGTTTLRVVTKLDDDGEPSSCELDFNGEVEDYTITITPSFTLTNKTVGQSICNKAVNEVKYEIDYKTFNDFNENVTLSAENAPVSSTVTFTSIVINSDKKVSITVSNLNNVAIGDYTIKVNATSSSMTKSVDLTLVINNNHCKSSGNTDSQISITNVNFGEIDNSSTKTTGYSDFKAITTNVVRGEEYDLNVDINTDGNSTVKTYAWIDWNQDCKFDVTELETYNLTTTNSLSIKVPEDALTGTTTLRISTKLNEFPESCELDFNGEVEDYTINVEESFANDKNLFSDLKIYPIPSDGKITVKFKVKVKDLTIIRLFNMVGQLLETQTFSTISSKFNNEIEFSKISSGVYFIQIQNDGKINTSKIIIL; encoded by the coding sequence ATGATTAAAAAAATCCCTTTTCTAATACTACTAATTTTTACTTTTTTTAGTAGTAATTCATTTTCTCAAAATTACTGGAATAAAACAGTAAAAAAAGATAATTTTATTCAAAAAAATAAAATTCTTGATAGGGAAAACACACCTCAAAAATACTCTTTAGCTTCGTTAAACTTAAGTAGTTTTGAAAATCATCTAAAAAACTCTAATCTAAATAAAGGAGAAAGGATAATAACTTTACCCAACTCTGAAGGAAGATTAGAAGAGTATTCTTTTAATGAAACACCATCTTTAGCACCTGAATTAGCGGCTAAATTCCCTATGATTAAAACATATTCTGCTCAAGGAATTAATAACCCTACTGCAGTTGCTAAAATCACATTAGGTGTTAATGGCTTACACGCCCTTATATATTCGGCTAATGAAAGTACAATATATATAGATCCGTATACTAAAGATAAAAAACAGTATATTATATATAAAAGAGATGACTTAAAATCGGATAATAATGATTTTAACTGTCAAATTGAAGAAACGAAAAAAGAAATAATAAAGTCTTCAATTCAAAAAAAAAATGCAAATGATGGTAAATTAAGAACTTATAGGATTGCCATTGCTTGTACAGGTGAATATTCTCAATTTCATTTAAATAGAGAAGGTATTTCTAACTCAGCAACAGATGCTGTAAAGAAATCGGTTATTTTATCTGCAATGAATACTACTATAGCTCGTGTAAATACAGTTTACGAAAGAGATTTAGGTGTTCGAATGGTTATCGTAAATAACAATGATGAAATAATATTTTTAGACTCAACTACTGATGAATTAACTAATGATAATGCTGATAACCTAATTGATGAGAGTCAAGTTAAATGTGATGCTATAATTGGTGATGCAAATTACGATATTGGACATACATTTAGCACTGGTGGTGGTGGTTTAGCTGCTTTAAGATCTGTATGTAGATCTGGTTCAAAAGCTAGTGGTATTACAGGTAGTTGGCAACCTATTAACGACCCCTTTGATATCGATTATGTGGCGCGTGAAATAGGACACCAATTTGGTGCTACGCATACCTTTAACGGAACTGGAGGTAGTTGTGGAAGTAATATAGGAAGCACCTCTGTAGAACCAGGAAGTGGTACTACAATAATGGCGTATGCTGGTATTTGTTCTCCTCAAAATGTACAAAATAACAGTGATGATTATTTTCATACAGTTAGTATTGGTCAAATGTGGAATCATGTTCAGTCAGTTGCTAGTTGTGGTCTAACAACAGATACAGGTAATAATGCTCCTACTGCAAATGCAGGTAATGATTTTAGTATCCCTAAAAACACTCCTTTTGTTTTAAAAGGAATAGCTACAGATACCGATGGAACTGCAAGCTTAACATACAATTGGGAACAAATAGATACCGAATCAGCAATAGTACCACTAGTTTCAACAAGTACACAAGGTCCTGCTTTTAGATCATTACATTCTAGTACATCTCCTAATAGATATTTACCAACCTTTTCTAATGTTGTTAATGATGGTTCAAATCAATGGGAGGTTCTTCCTAGTGTTGCTAGAGAATTAAATTTTGCACTAACAGTAAGAGATAATCATGCTGGCGGAGGTAATACAGCAAGAGATGATGTTAAAATTACAATAACTGATTCTGAAGCTTTTGCATTTACGTATCCTAATACTGCTGTAAACTGGAATACTAGTTCTACTCAAAAAATAACATGGAATAAAGGAACTACTGATAAAGCACCGATTAACTGTATGAAGGTAAATATTAAACTTTCTATTGATGGTGGATTAACTTTCCCTATTCTTTTAAAAGATAATGTTGCTAATGATGGTTCTGAAGATGTTATTATTCCTAATACTCCAACAACTAAAGGACGTATTCTTATAGAAGCTGCTGATAACATTTTTTATAATGTAAACAATACTAATTTTACGATTGACTCTACAACACCTACTTTTTTAATTTCAAACCAAACTGATAAACAAGTTGTTTGTAATACAGGTAATAACTCTGTAGATTATACTTTAAAGTTCAAATTTGTTAATGGTTTTACTGAAACAGTAAATTTATCTGCTACTGGCTTACCTAGTGGAACTACTGCATCATTTAACCCTGCTACTATTAATAAAGAAGGAGATGTTGTTATGACAATAAATAATTTAAATGGGAGTAATCAACAAGATAACGTCATTATTATTGAAGGAAAATCGGCAACAGTTACTCAAACAACCACTGCATTATTAAAAATAACGGAAAATAGTTTTACTAAAATAAATTTAACAACTCCTAGTAATGCAACTGATGAGATTAGTATCAACACAAAATTTGAGTGGGAAGCTAATTCAAATGCTACACTATATAACATTGTAGTAGCCACTGACACTAATTTCAATAATATTATAATTGATGAAATAGTAGATACAAATTCATATATACCTTCAATAGATTTTTTATCAAAAAACACTAACTATTTTTGGCGTGTAAAGCCTAAAAATAATTGTAGCGAAGGAACGTATTCTGACATTAACATATTTACAACAGAAATACCTACTTATTGTTCGTTAGAATATCCTGATGAAACAGGTGGTGCTGAATATATATCTAACGTTACTTTTAATACAATTAATAACAACTCTTTAAATGACTCTGTAGATGGTTATCAAGATTTTAGTAATATATCAACAAATATAAAAAGAACACAAGAGCGTGAAATTAGTGTAACTTTTAATACTGATGGATACCAAGATCATTGTTATGTATTTATTGATTGGAATCAAGATTATGTATTTGACAAAGCTACTGAAAGATATGATTTAGGAGCTAGAACAAGTGATATTGCTACAACATCTTTAAAAATAACAGTACCAAATAATGCTGTATTAGGTAAAACTAGAATGAGAGTAACTATTGAGTATTATGAAACAGGTTCACCTAGTGGTGGTGGTCCATGTAATGCTGATCAGAATAGTCAATATGGAGAAACCGAAGATTACTCAATAGAAATTGAAGAAAAACCTGGTGCTGATTTTACATTAACCAATACAACTGGTAATTTATCTATTTGTAATAAAGCCGTGAATGATCAAATTTTTGAAATTGATTATAAAGCTCTGTTTAATTTTGATGAAAATGTTAGTTTTTCTGTTTCAGGAACTCCTACAAATACAACAAGCAACTTAAATCCAATATCAATAAATACAAGCGGACTTATAAAATTTACACTTTCTAATTTAAATAATGCACCTATTGGTGACTATACAATAATTGTTACAGGAACAGCTAATTCAATTACAAAATCAATTGAAGTTCCATTTAATGTTAATGATAATATTTGTAATGCAACTGGTAATACAGATTCTCAAATAAGCACAACACTTGTTAAATTTGGAGAAATTAATAATCCATCAACAAAAACAACGGGTTATTCTGATTTTAAAACAATAGCAACAGAAGTTATAAAAGGAGAAAAATACCCATTGATTGTTAACGCTAATTCTAATGGTAATCAAACTGTAAAAACATTTGCTTGGATTGACTGGAATCAAAACTGCTTATTTGATACGAATGAAAAATATGATTTAGGTAATACTACAAATAATAATGGAGCAACAGCTAATAGTGGATTAAAAGTTATAGTTCCTTCAGATGCTTTATCAGGAACAACAACATTAAGAGTTATTACTAAACTAGCTAATGATGGGCAACCAAATTCTTGTGAAATAGATTTTAACGGAGAAGCTGAAGATTATACTATTACAATTACTCCTAGTTTTACATTAACAAATAAAACGGTAGGACAATCTATATGTAATAAAGCTGTGAATGAAGTTGAATACAAAATTGACTATAAAACATTCAATAGTTTTGATGAAAACGTAACTTTATCTACAGAAAATACACCTGTAAATTCGATAGTTACTTTTACTTCAGCAATAATTAGTACAGATGGAATGGTAACTTTAAAAATAGATAACTTAAATAATGTAACCGTAGGTGATTATACTATTAAAGTAAATGCTACCTCTAATTCAATTACAAAATCTATCGATTTGATACTAAGTATTAATGATAATCACTGTAAATCATCAGGTAATACAGATTCTCAAATAAGTACAACACTTGTTAAACTTGGAGAGATTGATAACTCATCAACAAAAACAACAGGTTATTCTGATTTTAAAGCAATTACAACAGAAGTTATAAAAGGAAATACATATCCGTTAATTGTTAATGCAAATTCTAGCGGTAATAAAACTGTAAATACTTTTGCTTGGATAGATTGGAATCAAAACTGCTTGTTTGATGCTAATGAAAAATATGATTTAGGTAATACTACAAATACTAACGGAGCAACAAGTAATAGTGGATTAGATATTACAATTCCTTCTGATGCTTTATCAGGAACAACAACATTAAGAGTTGTTACAAAACTTGATGATGACGGAGAACCTAGTTCTTGTGAATTAGATTTTAACGGAGAAGTTGAAGATTATACTATTACAATTACTCCTAGTTTTACATTAACAAATAAAACGGTAGGACAATCTATATGTAATAAAGCTGTAAATGAAGTTAAATATGAAATTGATTATAAAACATTCAATGATTTTAATGAAAATGTAACTTTATCAGCAGAAAATGCACCTGTAAGTTCAACAGTAACTTTTACTTCAATAGTAATTAATTCAGATAAAAAAGTATCTATAACAGTATCTAACTTAAATAACGTAGCTATTGGTGATTATACTATTAAAGTAAATGCGACATCTAGTTCAATGACAAAATCAGTTGATTTAACTTTAGTTATTAATAATAATCACTGTAAATCATCAGGGAATACAGATTCTCAAATAAGTATTACCAATGTTAACTTTGGCGAAATTGATAACTCATCAACAAAAACAACGGGTTATTCTGATTTCAAAGCAATAACTACAAATGTCGTAAGAGGTGAAGAGTATGATTTAAATGTTGATATTAATACTGATGGAAATAGTACAGTAAAAACATATGCATGGATTGATTGGAATCAAGATTGTAAGTTTGATGTAACAGAACTAGAAACTTATAATTTAACTACTACTAATTCATTAAGTATTAAAGTTCCTGAAGATGCATTAACTGGTACGACAACCTTACGTATTTCAACAAAATTAAATGAATTTCCTGAATCTTGTGAATTAGATTTTAATGGCGAAGTCGAAGACTATACTATAAATGTTGAAGAAAGTTTTGCTAATGATAAAAACTTATTCTCAGATTTAAAAATATACCCAATACCATCTGATGGAAAAATAACCGTAAAATTTAAAGTTAAAGTTAAAGATTTAACTATTATCCGATTATTTAATATGGTAGGTCAATTATTAGAAACCCAAACATTTTCTACTATTTCAAGTAAATTCAATAACGAAATTGAATTTTCAAAAATAAGTAGTGGAGTTTACTTTATACAAATTCAAAATGACGGAAAGATAAATACAAGTAAAATAATAATTCTTTAA
- a CDS encoding deoxynucleoside kinase: protein MHVAIAGNIGAGKTTLTNILAKHYDWDPHYESVDDNPYLDDFYAQMERWSFNLQVFFLNSRFRQVLELRESGKKIIQDRTIYEDAHIFAPNLHAMGLMTNRDFGNYSSLFELMEKLVTPPDLLIYLRADISTLVGQIHKRGRDYENSISIDYLSRLNERYEAWASGYKKGKLLIIDVDNLDFINNNEDLKFIIDKIDALIN, encoded by the coding sequence ATGCATGTAGCAATTGCCGGAAACATAGGTGCAGGAAAAACCACATTAACCAATATATTAGCAAAACATTATGACTGGGATCCTCATTATGAATCAGTAGATGATAATCCGTACTTAGATGATTTTTATGCTCAAATGGAGCGTTGGTCTTTTAACTTACAAGTTTTCTTTTTAAATAGCCGTTTTCGTCAAGTTTTAGAATTAAGAGAATCTGGAAAAAAAATAATTCAAGATAGAACTATTTACGAAGATGCTCATATTTTCGCACCCAACTTACATGCAATGGGATTAATGACTAATCGTGATTTTGGTAATTATTCTTCATTATTTGAATTAATGGAAAAGTTAGTTACACCTCCTGATTTATTAATTTATTTACGAGCAGACATATCTACCCTTGTAGGTCAAATTCACAAACGTGGTAGAGACTATGAAAACTCTATTAGTATTGACTATTTAAGTAGACTAAACGAACGTTATGAAGCTTGGGCTAGTGGTTACAAAAAAGGAAAACTATTAATAATTGATGTTGACAATTTAGACTTCATTAATAATAATGAAGATTTAAAATTTATAATTGATAAAATAGACGCTCTAATTAACTAA